Proteins encoded within one genomic window of Pongo pygmaeus isolate AG05252 chromosome 6, NHGRI_mPonPyg2-v2.0_pri, whole genome shotgun sequence:
- the LOC129040858 gene encoding mucin-3B-like, with protein METTSQSSSSLSSLITTTKYTPYNPPSFTSVITATGIISHSTPIFTSSITTTETTSHNTSTLTSSITTTETASHSTSSFTSSITSTETTSHSTPSLTSSITATGTTSHSTPSFTSLITITESTSHSTTSLTSSITTTETTSHSMPSFTSLIATTEIISHSTPSYTSSMATTETPSHSTPSFPFSITTTETISHSTPSLNSAITTTDSMSHSIPGFASSITTRETTSHSPPSFTSSSTTTETPSQSTPSLTSLITTTGTSSHSTLGLSSSTATTETTSHSTAGFTSSIATTETKSHNTPGFTSSIATTDTSSHSTISFTSSINTTETISHSTSSITSSITTTKIISRSTPSYTSSIATTETPSHTTPSFTSTITTTESTSHSNPSLTSAITTTETRSHSPPIFTSLITTTETTSHSTPSFTSLITTTETTTRIFQAPLL; from the exons ATGGAGACAACCTCACAGAGTTCTTCCAGCTTAAGTTCTTTGATCACCACCACTAAGTACACCCCATACAATCCTCCGAGCTTCACTTCTGTGATCACCGCCACAGGGATCatctcacacagtactcccattTTCACTTCTTCGATCACCACCACTGAAACCACATCCCACAATACTTCCACCTTGActtcttcaatcaccaccacGGAGACTGCATCCCACAGTACTtccagcttcacttcttcgatCACCAGCACCGAGACCACAtcccacagtactcccagcttgaCTTCTTCAATCACTGCAACAGggaccacctcacacagtactcccagcttcacttctttaaTCACCATCACTGAGTCCACATCCCACAGTACTACCAGCCtcacttcttcaatcaccaccactgagaccacctcacacagtatgcccagcttcacttctttgatcGCCACCACTGAGATCATCTCACATAGTACTCCCAGCTACACTTCTTCGATGGCCACCACCGAGACaccctcacacagtactcccagcttcccTTTTTCAATCACGACCACTGAGACCAtatcacacagtactcccagcttgaattctgccatcaccaccactgaCAGCATGTCACACAGTATTCCAGGCTTTGCTTCTTCGATCACCACCAGggagaccacctcacacagtcctcccagcttcacttcctcAAGCACCACCACTGAGACCCCTTCAC AGAGTACTCCCAGTTTGACATCTCTGATCACCACCACCGGGACCAGCTCACACAGTACCCTCGGCTTAAGTTCTTCGACTGCCACCACTGAGACAACCTCACACAGTACTGCTGGCTTCACTTCTTCGATTGCCACCACTGAGACCAAGTCACACAATACTCCTGGCTTCACTTCTTCCATTGCCACCACTGACACCAGCTCACACAGTACTAtcagcttcacttcttcaataAACACCACTGAGACCATATCACACAGTACTTCCAGCATCACTTCTTCAATCACAACCACCAAGATAATTTCACGCAGCACTCCCAGCTACACTTCTTCGATTGCCACCACTGAGACACCCTCACACactactcccagcttcacttctacGATCACCACCACCGAGAGTACATCTCACAGTAATCCCAGCTTGACTtctgccatcaccaccactgagacCAGGTCACACAGTCCTCCCAtcttcacttctttgatcaccaccacagagaccacctcacacagtactcccagcttcacatCTTTGATCACCACCACTGAGACCACCACACGCA TCTTCCAGGCTCCACTTCTGTGA
- the LOC129040859 gene encoding mucin-3A-like, protein MSHSIPGFISSITTTETTSHLPPSTPGFSSSIATSKTTSTSPPRFTFAIATTKTTSHSPPSFTSPIATTETPSHSPPSFTSWITTTETTSHSTPSFTSSIATTENTSHSTPSFTSSITSTETASHSTPSFTSLFTTIETTSHSTPNLTFSITTTRTTSHSTPSFTSLITITESTSHGSTSFTSSITTTDNTSHSMPNFTSSIATTEIISHSTPSFPSSITNTETISHRTPRFTSVIASTKTTSHSTPSLTSPITTTGTSSHSTLGLSSSTATTETTSQSTASFTSSIATTETTSHNTPSFTSLIATTEITSHSSPSFPSSITNTETTSHRTPRLTSAITTTETMSHSIPGFISSITTTETTSHLPPRFTSLITTTETTSHSPSSFTSLITSTETTSHRPPSFTSSSTTTETPSQNHLTQSSQLHFFNRYHRNPLTQSSQLHFLDHHHRDHLTQYSQLHFFDCHH, encoded by the exons ATGTCACACAGTATTCCAGGCTTCATTTCTTCAATCACCACTACCGAGACTACCTCAcaccttcctcccag TACTCCCGGCTTCTCTTCTTCGATTGCCACCTCCAAGACCACCTCAACCAGTCCTCCCAGATTCACCTTTGCAATCGCCACCACaaagaccacctcacacagtcctcccagcttcacttctccAATCGCTACCACCGAAACCCCCTCACACAgtcctcccagcttcacttcttggATCACCACCAcagagaccacctcacacagtactcccagcttcacttcttcgatTGCCACCACTGAGAACACCTCACACAGTACCCCCAGCTTCACTTCATCGATCACCAGCACCGAG ACCGcatcacacagtactcccagcttcacttccttGTTCACCACCATCGAGACCACATCCCATAGTACTCCCAACTTGACTTTTTCGATCACTACAACCAggaccacctcacacagtactcccagcttcacttccttAATCACCATCACTGAGTCCACATCCCATGGTAGtaccagcttcacttcttcaatcaccaccacTGACAACACCTCACACAGTATGCCCAACTTCACTTCTTCCATTGCCACCACTGAGATCatctcacacagtactcccagcttcccTTCTTCAATCACAAACACTGAGACCATATCACACAGGACTCCCAGGTTCACTTCTGTGATTGCCAGCACCAAGACCACCTCACACAGCACTCCCAGTTTGACTTCTCCGATCACCACCACCGGGACCAGCTCACACAGTACCCTTGGCTTAAGTTCTTCAACTGCCACCACTGAGACAACCTCACAAAGTACTgccagcttcacttcttcgatTGCCACCACCGAGACCACGTCACACaatactcccagcttcacttctttgatcGCCACCACCGAGATCACCTCACACAGTTCTCCCAGCTTCCCTTCTTCAATCACGAACACTGAGACCACATCACACAGGACTCCCAGGTTGACTTCTGCAATCACCACCACTGAGACCATGTCACACAGTATTCCAGGCTTCATttcttcaatcaccaccaccGAGACTACCTCAcaccttcctcccaggttcacttctttgatcaccaccaccgagaccacctcacacagtccttccagcttcacttctttgatcaccagcactgagaccacctcacacagaCCTCCCAGCTTTACTTCTTCAAGCACCACCACTGAGACCCCTTCACAGA accacctcacacagtcctcccagcttcacttcttcaatcGATACCACCGAAACCCCCTCACACAgtcctcccagcttcacttcttggATCACCACCAcagagaccacctcacacagtactcccagcttcacttcttcgatTGCCACCACTGA